The following proteins come from a genomic window of Malus domestica chromosome 02, GDT2T_hap1:
- the LOC103408264 gene encoding glucosidase 2 subunit beta yields the protein METSFIRLVSVCFLLTSSFTSPHSLPIPPLLGVHPLDESYYGSEVISCRDHSKSFTRDRLNDDFCDCLDGTDEPGTSACPAGKFYCLNRGSTPRFLFSSRVNDHVCDCCDGSDEYDGSVNCPNTCIMGGNIEYKTIHSFSRVGGLGQIDRKQSKSGVNLDDLIQKLTGLKILIIIQVVLTITVVFFRILRRRTRSKRRR from the exons ATGGAGACGAGTTTCATCCGTCTTGTCTCCGTGTGTTTCCTACTCACCTCCTCCTTCACCTCTCCCCACTCTCTCCCCATCCCACCTCTTCTTGGAGTTCACCCActcg ATGAAAGCTACTATGGTTCAGAGGTGATCAGCTGCAGGGATCACTCCAAATCCTTCACTAGAGACCGTCTCAATGATGATTTCTGTGACTGCCTTGACGGAACCGATGAGCCTG gGACTTCCGCTTGCCCTGCAGGAAAATTCTATTGTTTGAATAGAGGAAGTACTCCGCGCTTCCTATTTTCTTCTCGAGTTAATGATCATGTTTGTG ATTGTTGCGATGGAAGTGACGAGTATGATGGTAGTGTCAATTGTCCAAACACATGCATCATGGGCGGGAATATTGAGTACAAAACCATCCATAGCTTCTCAAGAGTAGGTGGTCTTGGGCAAATTGACAGAAAACAATCCAAAAGTGGAGTTAATTTGGACGACTTGATTCAGAAGCTTACAG GTTTGAAGATATTAATCATCATACAAGTAGTTCTCACTATTACTGTCGTGTTTTTCCGGATTCTCCGCCGTCGTACCAGATCTAAAAGAAGACGTTAG
- the LOC103418462 gene encoding acyl-CoA-binding domain-containing protein 4-like: protein MGIEGIVKDVDTSNWQTDLAYDQWIALPVSGPRPPARYKHAAVVVDEKLYIIGGSRNGRNLSDVQVFDFRNLLWSNIKLKPNLDKFEDSGLQEVLPGISAHNMVRWGNKLLLLGGNSKKSSDRIIVWFIDLETHVCGIIEASGNVPVARGGQSTTLVGSRLIMFGGEDRSRRLLNDVNVLDLETMTWDVMEATQTPPAPRFDHTAAVHAERYLLIFGGCSHATFFNDLHVLDLQAREWSQPQIQGDLVAPRAGHAGITIDENWYIVGGGDNKNGCPETLVLNMSKLVWSVSTSVKQRDALASEGLSVCSVTIDGKKHLVAFGGYNGKYSNEVFVMMPKPRDSSQRKIFQSPAAAAAAASVTAAYALSKIENLDFKTAELNSKGPESHHYEQDFTVEIEALTEEKSVLELSLAEVRTGNSRIGQNIEEVNNTHAELSKELLSVQGQLVAERSRCFQLEAQISELQKKLESVQSIEDEVQALRGQKSAFERDELASSVQRQGSGGVWRWIAGGGGDS, encoded by the exons ATGGGAATCGAAGGGATTGTGAAAGATGTTGATACCAGCAATTGGCAAACAGATTTGGCCTATGACCAGTGGATAGCACTCCCTGTTTCTGGTCCACGACCACCAGCTCGGTATAAG CATGCTGCTGTAGTCGTGGATGAAAAATTATACATTATTGGTGGGAGTCGTAATGGTCGGAACCTATCTGATGTTCAG GTCTTTGACTTTAGAAATTTGTTGTGGTCTAACATTAAACTGAAACCCAATTTGGATAAATTTGAAGACAGCGGCTTACAGGAAGTTCTTCCAGGAATTTCTGCTCACAATATG GTTAGGTGGGGAAataaacttcttcttcttggtgGAAATTCAAAGAAATCGTCTGATAGAATAATAG TTTGGTTCATCGATTTGGAAACGCATGTCTGTGGCATCATCGAGGCCTCAGGAAATGTTCCG GTAGCTCGTGGGGGCCAGTCCACCACACTGGTTGGTTCTAGACTGATAATGTTTGGTGGAGAAGACAGGAGCAGAAGATTGTTGAATGATGTTAATGTTCTTGATTTAGAAACAATGACTTGGGATGTGATGGAAGCAAC GCAGACACCTCCGGCTCCCAGATTCGATCACACAGCTGCAGTACATGCAGAACGCTACCTTCTAATTTTTGGTGGTTGTTCTCATGCTACTTTCTTCAATGATCTTCATGTACTTGACTTGCAAGCA AGGGAGTGGTCCCAACCACAAATTCAGGGTGATCTAGTGGCTCCTAGGGCTGGTCATGCTGGTATAACCATTGATGAAAACTGGTATATAGTTGGCGGTGGAGATAACAAAAAtg GCTGCCCCGAAACTCTGGTGTTAAATATGTCTAAGCTAGTGTGGTCAGTCTCAACCAGTGTGAAGCAAAGGGATGCACTCGCTAGTGAG GGACTCAGTGTCTGCTCAGTGACTATAGATGGAAAGAAGCATTTGGTTGCCTTCGGTGGCTATAATGGGAAGTATAGCAATGAG GTTTTTGTAATGATGCCCAAACCGAGGGACTCATCGCAACGCAAGATATTCCAGTCACCAGCAGCGGCTGCTGCAGCAGCTTCTGTTACTGCTGcatatgccttatctaaaaTAGAAAATTTGGATTTCAAAACAGCAGAGCTGAACTCCAAGGGACCTGAAAGCCATCATTATGAACAAGATTTCACGGTTGAGATAGAGGCCCTTACAGAGGAGAAAAGTGTGCTGGAGTTGTCGCTGGCAGAAGTCAGGACAGGAAATTCCAGGATCGGGCAGAATATTGAAGAAGTCAACAATACTCATGCTGAGTTGTCCAAG GAACTTCTTTCAGTCCAAGGGCAACTAGTAGCTGAGAGATCAAGATGCTTTCAATTGGAG GCTCAAATCAGTGAACTGCAAAAGAAATTAGAATCGGTGCAGTCCATTGAGGATGAGGTGCAGGCACTTCGGGGTCAAAAATCTGCATTCGAACGGGATGAGCTTGCCTCATCTGTTCAAAGACAAGGTTCTGGTGGGGTTTGGCGGTGGATTGCTGGGGGTGGTGGCGACTCATAA